A single Loxodonta africana isolate mLoxAfr1 chromosome 12, mLoxAfr1.hap2, whole genome shotgun sequence DNA region contains:
- the PPL gene encoding periplakin, with product MNSLFRKRNKGKYSPTVHTRSISNKELSELIEQLQKNADQVEKNIVDTEAKMQSDLARLQEGQQPEHRDVALQKVSDSEKLLYVLEADAAIAKHMKHPQGDMIAEDIRQLKERVTNLRGKHKQIYNLVAKEVDPQVNWVALVDEKLDKLSSQGFGTELPLVDHQVEQHNIFHNEVKAIGPHLTKDRDKEQNSELQAKYQKLLALSQARQQHLSSLQDYMQRSTNELYWLDQQAKGRMQYDWSDRNLDYPSRRRQYENFINRNLEAKEERINKLHSEGDQLLVAEHPGRNSIEAHMEAVHADWKEYLNLLICEESHLKYMEDYHQFHKDVKDTQELLQKVDLDLNQKYSPDFKDRYQIEMLLRELDDQEKALDKYEDVVQGLQQRAQQVVPLKYRRETPLKPIPVEALCDFEGDQGLISRGYSYTLQKNNGESWELTDSAGNKLTAPAICFMIPPTDPEALALADSLGSQYWSVRQKAAGSKSVLQQRHEVLKAENPGDASDLQGRQLLAGLDKVARDLDQQEKAITGILRPPLEQGRAVQDSAERAKGLKNITNELLHIKPEMVRSTAECEAFIQALPGSGSTPLLRTRVDDTNGKYERLAQLLDSAQEKVDVANRLEKSLQQGWELLATYESQLIQDDMVPDSGHALDDKRQELAAMASELQAKKSLLGEAEQNLQTVKQCSSSLVSRFQEHCPDLERQEAEVHKLNQRFDNLRQQIDHRSQSLQDAKTAYNNYRSGYDHMLQFLSNIPSYKPQETDSLSQMETKLKNQKNLLDEIASKEQEVKKVYANSQQYQQAVKDYELEAEKLRSLLDLENGRNSHVSKRARLQSPAARVKEEEASLAAKFTEVSAVNRQKLQNLEFALNLLRQQPEVEVTHETLQGSKPGSRAEEMWKIRKELDEETQRRQQLESEVKSAQEEILTLQSREPQESVVRKEVLKKVPDPALEESFQQMQRTLAEEQHKNQLLQEELEALWARLRTLEHEAEDGAGQEYVVKEVLRIEPDQAQEDEVLRLREELEGLRRQKGMREAEVALLRQRIVALAEEKSRTQEKVMEKAVVKLQNDPQLEAEFRQLQEDQQREGQLRKKQEEELSFLQDKLRRLEKERAMAEGKITVKEVLKVEKDLATEREVSNLKRQYEDEAARAHANQREKTELLRKIWALEEENAKVVVQEKVREIVRPDPKAESEVANLRLELVEQERKYRGAEEQLQSYQSELEALRKRGPQVEVKEVTKEVIKYKTDPEMEQELQRLREEIVDKTRLIERCDLEIYQLKQEIQSLRHTKPQVQTKEVIQEILQFREDPQTKEEVESLRAKLSEEQKKQVDLEREKASQEEKIQEKEKELSQVREKVVQQEVVQYEEDPGLRAEVNSFTESIDIELRQIDNLRGELRRLQRRRGELERQLEELERERQARREAELEVQRLKQRLADLEKEEGEAHEKVTLKQKVVLQQDPQQVREHALLTLQLQEERHRRQVLESELETLRKKLLHLEKMEVKEKVIFSESVQVEKGDMEQEIQKLKGSLEEESRSKRELDAEVSRLEAKLSELEFHNSKSSKELDFLREENHRLQLERQNLQLETRRLQSEIEMAAVETRDLRSLSAVDVGLSLNSRLWSLEQELEELKRLSRDKDVEIDELQKRLVNAAVKREQRENHLRRSIVVIDPDTGHELSPEEARRAGLIDWSMFVKLRSQECDWEEISVKGPNGESSVIHDRKSGKKFSIEEALKSGRLSPAQYDRYVNKDMSIQELAILVSGQK from the exons CATCTCCAACAAGGAACTGTCGGAGCTGATAGAGCAGCTGCAGAAGAATGCCGACCAGGTGGAGAAGAACATCGTGGACACGGAAGCCAAGATGCAGAGT GACCTGGCCCGGCTGCAGGAGGGCCAGCAACCGGAACACCGGGATGTGGCCTTGCAGAAGGTGTCAGACTCAGAGAAGCTGCTGTACGTGCTGGAGGCGGATGCGGCTATCGCCAAGCACATGAAGCACCCCCAGGGGGACATGATCGCCGAGGA CATCCGGCAGCTGAAGGAGCGTGTGACCAACCTGCGTGGGAAACACAAACAGATCTACAACCTGGTGGCGAAGGAGGTGGACCCACAGGTCAACTGGGTGGCTCTGGTGGATGAGAAGCTG GACAAGCTGAGCAGCCAGGGCTTCGGGACAGAGCTGCCACTGGTGGATCACCAGGTGGAGCAGCACAACATCTTCCACAACGAGGTCAAGGCCATCGGACCTCACCTCACCAAGGACAGGGACAAG GAGCAGAACAGTGAGCTGCAGGCCAAGTACCAGAAACTGCTG GCATTGTCACAGGCACGGCAGCAGCACCTGAGCTCCCTGCAGGACTACATGCAGCGCAGCACCAATGAGCTGTACTGGCTGGACCAGCAGGCCAAGGGCCGCATGCAGTATGACTGGAGCGACCGCAACCTTGACTACCCCAGCCGCCGGCGCCAGTATGAG AATTTCATCAACCGGAACCTGGAGGCCAAAGAGGAGAGGATCAACAAGCTGCATAGTGAGGGGGACCAGCTGCTGGTGGCTGAGCATCCTGGGAGAAACTCCATTGAA GCGCACATGGAGGCTGTGCACGCAGACTGGAAGGAGTACCTGAACCTGCTCATCTGTGAGGAGAGTCACCTCAAGTACATGGAGGACTACCACCAG TTCCACAAAGACGTGAAAGACACACAGGAACTGCTGCAGAAAGTGGACTTGGACCTGAACCAGAAATACAGCCCCGACTTCAAGGACCGTTACCAGATCGAGATGCTGTTACGGGAGCTGGAC GACCAGGAAAAGGCACTGGACAAGTACGAGGATGTGGTACAGGGCCTGCAGCAGCGAGCCCAGCAGGTGGTGCCCCTCAAGTACCGGCGGGAGACACCGCTCAAGCCCATCCCCGTGGAGGCGCTTTGTGACTTTGAGGGTGACCAG GGCCTGATCTCACGGGGCTACAGCTACACCCTACAGAAGAACAACGGGGAGAGCTGGGAGCTCACAGACAGTGCCGGAAACAAGCTGACCGCCCCAGCCATCTGCTTCATGATCCCCCCAACTGACCCTGAGGCCCTGGCTCTGGCTGACAG CCTGGGCAGCCAGTACTGGAGCGTGCGGCAGAAGGCAGCTGGGAGCAAAAGCGTGCTCCAGCAGCGGCACGAGGTGCTGAAGGCAGAGAACCCTGGAG ATGCCTCTGACTTGCAGGGGCGGCAGCTGCTGGCTGGCTTGGACAAGGTGGCCCGCGACCTGGACCAGCAGGAGAAGGCCATCACGGGCATCCTTCGACCACCGCTGGAGCAGGGCCGGGCTGTGCAGGACAGTGCTGAGCGGGCCAAGGGTCTCAAG AACATCACCAACGAGCTGCTGCACATCAAGCCTGAGATGGTGCGGAGCACAGCCGAGTGTGAAGCCTTCATCCAGGCCCTCCCGGGCAGTGGCAGTACGCCCCTGCTCAGGACCCGGGTGGACGACACCAATGGCAAATACGAGCGCCTGGCCCAGCTGCTGGACTCAGCCCAGGAGAA GGTCGACGTTGCCAACCGCCTGGAAAAGAGCCTGCAGCAGGGCTGGGAGCTGCTGGCCACATATGAGAGTCAGCTGATTCAGGATGACATGGTGCCTGATAGTGGCCATGCCCTGGATGACAAGAGGCAGGAGCTGGCC gccATGGCCTCCGAGCTGCAGGCCAAGAAGTCCCTCCTGGGCGAGGCCGAGCAGAACCTGCAGACAGTCAAGCAGTGCTCGAGCTCGCTGGTCAGCCGCTTCCAGGAGCACTGCCCTGACCTCGAGCGGCAGGAGGCTGAGGTTCACAAGCTCAACCAGCGCTTCGACAACCTGCGCCAGCAGATTGACCACAG GTCTCAGAGCCTGCAGGATGCCAAGACTGCTTACAACAACTACCGTAGCGGCTATGACCACATGCTCCAGTTCCTGTCCAACATCCCCAGTTACAAgccccaagagacagacagcctCAGCCAGATGGAGACCAAGCTGAAGAATCAGAAG AACCTGCTAGATGAAATCGCAAGCAAGGAACAGGAAGTAAAGAAAGTCTATGCCAATTCCCAGCAGTACCAGCAGGCTGTAAAG GACTACGAATTAGAAGCAGAGAAACTAAGGTCCCTGCTCGACCTGGAGAATGGAAGGAACAGTCACGTGAGCAAGAGAGCCAGGCTCCAGTCTCCGGCCGCCAGAGTAAAGGAAGAG GAAGCCTCTCTTGCTGCCAAGTTCACGGAGGTCAGCGCTGTCAACAGACAGAAGTTACAGAATCTGGAGTTCGCTCTCAATCTCCTGAGACAG CAGCCAGAAGTGGAAGTAACCCATGAGACCCTGCAGGGGAGCAAGCCGGGGTCCAGGGCGGAGGAGATGTGGAAGATTAGGAAGGAGCTGGATGAGGAGACCCAGCGGCGGCAGCAGCTAGAGAGCGAGGTCAAGAGTGCCCAGGAGGAAATCCTGACCCTGCAGAGCCGGGAGCCTCAGGAGTCGGTGGTGAGGAAGGAGGTGCTAAAGAAGGTGCCAGACCCTGCGCTGGAGGAGAGCTTCCAGCAAATGCAGCGTACCCTGGCAGAGGAGCAGCACAAGAACCAGCTGCTGCAAGAGGAGCTGGAGGCGCTGTGGGCTCGGCTTCGGACGCTGGAGCATGAGGCTGAGGATGGTGCGGGGCAGGAGTATGTGGTCAAGGAGGTGCTGCGCATCGAGCCCGACCAGGCCCAGGAGGACGAGGTGCTGCGGCTCCGGGAGGAGCTGGAGGGGCTGCGCAGGCAGAAGGGTATGCGGGAAGCAGAGGTGGCCCTGCTGCGGCAGCGCATCGTGGCCCTGGCTGAGGAGAAGAGTAGGACGCAGGAGAAGGTCATGGAGAAGGCGGTGGTGAAGCTGCAGAATGACCCCCAGCTGGAGGCGGAGTTCCGGCAGCTGCAGGAGGACCAGCAGCGGGAGGGCCAGCTGCGGAAGAAGCAGGAAGAGGAGCTGAGCTTCTTGCAGGACAAGCTGAGGAGGCTGGAGAAGGAGCGGGCTATGGCCGAGGGCAAGATCACTGTCAAGGAGGTGCTCAAGGTGGAGAAGGACCTGGCCACTGAGAGGGAGGTCAGCAATCTCAAACGCCAGTACGAGGATGAGGCTGCCAGGGCGCACGCCAACCAGAGGGAGAAGACGGAGCTCCTCCGGAAGATATGGGCCTTGGAGGAAGAGAACGCCAAGGTGGTGGTGCAGGAGAAGGTGCGGGAGATCGTCCGGCCAGACCCCAAGGCCGAGAGCGAGGTGGCCAACCTCCGCTTGGAGCTGGTCGAGCAGGAGAGGAAGTACCGGGGGGCTGAGGAGCAGCTGCAGAGCTACCAGAGCGAGCTGGAGGCACTCCGGAAGCGAGGCCCCCAGGTGGAGGTCAAAGAAGTGACCAAAGAAGTCATCAAGTACAAGACGGACCCTGAAATGGAGCAGGAGCTCCAGCGGCTCAGGGAGGAGATTGTTGACAAGACCAGGCTGATTGAGAGGTGTGACCTGGAGATCTACCAGCTGAAGCAGGAGATCCAGTCCCTGAGACACACAAAGCCCCAGGTGCAGACCAAAGAGGTCATCCAAGAGATCCTTCAGTTCCGGGAAGACCCCCAGACCAAGGAGGAAGTGGAGTCTTTGAGGGCAAAGCTGTCCGAAGAGCAGAAGAAGCAGGTGGACCTCGAGAGGGAGAAGGCTTCACAGGAGGAGAAGAtccaggagaaggagaaggagcttTCCCAAGTGAGGGAGAAGGTGGTGCAGCAGGAGGTGGTCCAGTATGAGGAGGACCCGGGCTTGCGGGCCGAAGTGAACTCCTTCACCGAGAGCATCGACATCGAGCTCCGGCAGATCGACAACCTCCGTGGGGAGCTACGGCGGCTGCAGCGGCGGCGTGGTGAGCTCGAACGGCAGCTGGAGGAGCTGGAGCGTGAGCGGCAGGCACGCAGGGAGGCCGAGCTGGAGGTGCAGCGCCTGAAGCAGCGGCTGGCTGACCTGGAGAAGGAGGAGGGCGAGGCCCATGAGAAGGTGACCCTCAAGCAGAAGGTGGTCCTGCAGCAGGACCCCCAGCAGGTCCGGGAGCACGCCCTGCTCACGCTCCAGCTGCAGGAGGAGCGGCACCGGCGGCAGGTCCTGGAGAGCGAGCTCGAGACCCTCAGGAAGAAGCTGCTCCACCTGGAGAAGATGGAAGTCAAGGAGAAGGTGATCTTTTCTGAGAGTGTCCAGGTGGAGAAGGGCGACATGGAGCAAGAGATCCAGAAGCTCAAGGGCAGCTTAGAGGAGGAGAGCCGGAGCAAGAGAGAGCTAGACGCTGAGGTGAGCCGGCTGGAGGCCAAGCTGTCTGAGCTGGAATTCCACAACTCCAAGTCATCCAAGGAGCTGGATTTCCTGAGGGAGGAGAACCACAGACTGCAACTTGAGCGGCAGAACCTGCAGCTGGAGACCAGGCGGCTCCAGTCGGAGATCGAAATGGCGGCAGTGGAAACGCGGGACCTGAGAAGCCTGTCAGCAGTGGACGTTGGGCTGAGCCTGAACTCCAGACTGTGGTCCCTGGAGCAAGAGCTGGAGGAACTCAAGAGGCTCTCCAGGGACAAGGATGTCGAGATCGATGAGCTGCAGAAGCGCCTGGTTAACGCAGCTGTCAAGCGGGAGCAGCGGGAGAACCACCTGCGGCGCTCCATCGTGGTCATTGACCCTGACACAGGCCACGAGCTGTCCCCTGAGGAGGCACGCCGGGCAGGCCTTATCGACTGGAGCATGTTTGTGAAGCTCCGGAGCCAGGAGTGTGACTGGGAGGAGATATCGGTGAAGGGCCCCAACGGGGAGTCCTCGGTGATCCACGACAGGAAGTCCGGCAAGAAGTTCTCCATTGAGGAGGCCCTCAAGAGTGGCCGGCTAAGCCCTGCCCAGTATGATCGCTACGTCAACAAGGACATGTCCATCCAGGAGCTGGCCATCCTGGTGTCTGGGCAGAAGTAG